The Montipora capricornis isolate CH-2021 chromosome 6, ASM3666992v2, whole genome shotgun sequence genome has a window encoding:
- the LOC138054397 gene encoding histamine H2 receptor-like, translating to MAANTIETILTSILLMIVSVVAIVGNCLVILAILWNRRLHTVCNFLFLNLAVADLLQGAIAMPLRLADQLNQTDSNRPLIPCLVVIPLTVFLFGASNFNLTLISLDRYLALSRPFLYPTLVVPWRVALTIAASWLLIFIIAFLPIMGWGASDMANVTDICLYSTTLSREYLFMLFSVVNLAVIVVLAFTNYYILKTARRQIRDICSINRAQAFILQKPFSITFPTNRIQPSADSNIRTAMTISNRSLNHKSTKIVLIIVGMFVFLTMPITVIDVVYLCGCSKCIPVVVVKVTVIMAYANACVNVFLYAGFNTEMWNTWVSIYRKSKETVPQFLGVTRKTNIQQKNCKQNVQ from the coding sequence ATGGCCGCGAATACAATTGAAACTATTTTGACATCAATTCTTCTCATGATAGTTTCAGTTGTGGCCATTGTTGGGAATTGCTTGGTCATCTTGGCGATTTTGTGGAACAGAAGGCTTCATACagtttgtaattttctttttcttaaccTAGCTGTTGCCGATTTGCTTCAAGGAGCCATTGCTATGCCGCTTCGTCTTGCAGATCAGCTCAATCAAACAGACAGCAACAGACCGCTGATTCCATGTCTCGTGGTTATACCACTCACAGTTTTCCTTTTTGGTGCATCAAACTTTAACCTGACTCTAATAAGTCTTGATCGATATCTGGCGCTAAGTCGACCTTTTCTCTACCCCACCCTGGTTGTGCCCTGGAGAGTGGCTCTTACCATCGCAGCCTCTTGGCTGCTGATTTTTATTATTGCTTTTCTGCCAATAATGGGTTGGGGAGCTTCTGACATGGCAAATGTTACTGACATCTGCTTGTACTCCACAACGCTCAGCAGAGAATACTTGTTTATGTTATTTTCTGTTGTCAATTTAGCCGTCATCGTTGTCCTGGCATTCACCAATTACTACATCCTCAAAACTGCAAGAAGACAGATTCGCGACATATGCAGTATCAACCGGGCACAAGCATTTATTTTACAGAAGCCATTTTCAATAACGTTCCCGACCAATCGAATCCAACCATCTGCCGACTCCAACATCCGAACAGCAATGACGATTTCCAACAGGAGCTTAAACCACAAAAGCACGAAGATTGTTTTGATTATCGTTGGTATGTTCGTGTTTTTGACAATGCCAATCACGGTGATTGATGTTGTCTATCTGTGTGGTTGCTCAAAATGCATCCCTGTGGTAGTAGTCAAGGTAACTGTAATTATGGCGTACGCTAACGCCTGCGTCAACGTGTTTTTATACGCAGGTTTCAATACAGAAATGTGGAATACTTGGGTCAGTATTTACAGGAAGTCAAAAGAAACAGTACCACAGTTCCTGGGAGTAACACGAAAAACAAATATCCAGCAAAAAAACTGCAAACAGAATGTTCAGTAG